In the Flavobacteriales bacterium genome, ATAATGGTCAATCAAATGAAGTAGTGAACGACCTAAGCATTAAAACCAATCCTAATCTAGTTTTTCTGGAAAGCAATAATTTAATTCCAAGTTTAGCGAAGCAAATTGACAGATGGAAAACTCAATTATAAATACAATTGAACATATTATCTCCTTCTATTCCAAGAAGAATTTAGTTTCCTAAGGGCTGATAATAAGTAGCCCAACATCTTTTTTGGCTTAAATATTAACACCTTGGGATAATTTAGTTTCTCACCATTAAAGCCATCTTTAAATCGATTGATTCCTTTGAGTTGATCATCGTCAGCCGCCCTATTGCTGTATCCTCCTAAGTCTAGAAAATCCATTCCATCCTTTTTTGCCAAGCCAATTACTTCATGAAATGCGAGATGTAAAATAGGAAGCTTCCTATATTCTGGTAAAGATGCCCCATAAGAATAGAATGCCGTATTTCCTTGATAAACAATACATACTCCTCCAATCAGCAATTCGTTCTCATTCAACACACCAAGAATAAACCCTCTATTTTCATTCTTCAAAAGCTGGTACAATTCGTGAAATTGAGCGGTTGAATCTGCCAAGGGTGAGATTAATTTCCGATGCGCATATAGACTTTCATAAAGCTCAGAAAACTGGACCACATCCTCCATTTCCATCAACTTTCTCGTAGTCAACCCATTACCGATAGCTTTCTTTATTGATCTCTTATGGTTCGTAGAAAACGATTTAACGATATCTTCTTGGTTACTTAAAATATTAATTCGTACAGAACTCCAATTAAGTATACCGTTTGATGTCGAATAATTAATTTTTTTTCGAACACTATCTGTATAAGCTTTAACCTCCTCAGTGTCTAACATACCTAATTGAATGTTAAGCAGCCCAAAGTTCAACTTTCTATAATGCTTGTAAATTATTTCTATTAATTCTACGAGCAATTCATTTTTTGAAACAATTGGCCCCATGTGTATGTTTGCGAAACGTAACTTCTCTGTACATATACAATACCCTACAAGTTTTCTATTTATATAAAATAGAAAATAACCAAGTTCTTTATTACGCTCTATGCACTTTGCCCAAAGTGGATGCTGACTTATTGATATATGATTAACCGTGTTGAAAAAAGTAATAACATCACTTTCTTCTTCTTTTGAAAGGGAATTAGCGTACTTATAGGATATCATACCGCTATTTTTTCACTGAGCATAAAAAATGAATCCAAGGATCATTTCCCTGTTGCCAATCTCCTATCACATCTACTTTATCTCCTTTTAAATTAAAAGCTTCAATGTTACTAAATCCTGCTTCTATCAAATTCTCTATTTGGAATTCAGGCTTAATGTAAACATATTCAAAATCGAAATTATTATTATCTCCATCGATTACAGACACATAGCCAATTGAATTAATTAATTTTTGATAATCATTATGCTTGTGCACTCCCCTATATCTAATATATTCCCTTCTCCATTTCAGCGGATTCTTTGGTATTTGATAACTAAATAATTTGGGCAAGTTGTAAAAATTATGACTAGAAAAGGCAAAATATGACCCAGGCTTTGCGATTCGAATAATCTCCTTAAATACCTCTGCCCTATCCTCATATCTCACACAATCTATTCCATTGAAACTAAAGAAACTAAAATCAATTGAATCAGATTCAATAAATTTCATATCTCTTGCATCACCATCTTGAAACATGCAATTCTCCAAATCAACGAACTTCTTTTTACAGAAATTAATCATTTCTTCTGCATAATCGACACCAATATATTTACTGAAATATTTGGCTATATAAGGAACTGTTCGTCCTGTACCGATTCCTATATCAACCATCTTCTCACTTAAACCCGATTCTGTTACTTTTGAAAAAATAACTTTTTCTGGTTCAAGAATATAACTCTGCTTACCATACTCCTCAATCACTTTCAATTGATTGTATTGGCCTTCGTTTTTTTTCACGTCAAGTTTTTTACGAATCTATGTAAATTATAAAGTTTAAAAATACTTTCATATTTACTATTATGATAAATAGAGATTCGTGGTAACACTTCTTTCTCGAATTTTAGATTACAATATCTTTCTTCTGTCGAAAAAACAAAATCATATCCAGCCTCTATGGCCATTTTGTCGATTGCACTGCTATGTTTACCGTTGGGGAAAGCAAAGCAGTTAACCGTATATTTTAGGTTGTTTTCAATAGCTTCTTTCGAACTTTTCAATTCGTTCCGTAAAATATTCACATCATCAATAGATGTAAGAATATCATGAGACATCGAATGAGAACCTATCTCAACGTTATTCTCCAAACATGTCCGAAGATCCTCCCAATCCATCATTTCCTCTTTAGCAGATTGATAATCCACCTTTTCCTTCAAAATATTAATAGCATCCATTCTTAAATCCTTCGACTCGTGCATAAGCGTATTATACACTTTCATTCCAGAATCGTATGTGGCATTCCTATTTCCGGAAATATCCAATTGCATTTGGCCAAATGTGTAGATGCCAAATTCTTTCTGAGTAAACAAAGTATTAATAATCGAATTCAGTTCCTCTGTCCAAACTACTGACTCTTTATTGACTGCATCAACAATTACATGATGCACAGCCGGCGCATTGTACTTCTTCAA is a window encoding:
- a CDS encoding class I SAM-dependent methyltransferase gives rise to the protein MKKNEGQYNQLKVIEEYGKQSYILEPEKVIFSKVTESGLSEKMVDIGIGTGRTVPYIAKYFSKYIGVDYAEEMINFCKKKFVDLENCMFQDGDARDMKFIESDSIDFSFFSFNGIDCVRYEDRAEVFKEIIRIAKPGSYFAFSSHNFYNLPKLFSYQIPKNPLKWRREYIRYRGVHKHNDYQKLINSIGYVSVIDGDNNNFDFEYVYIKPEFQIENLIEAGFSNIEAFNLKGDKVDVIGDWQQGNDPWIHFLCSVKK
- a CDS encoding peptidoglycan bridge formation glycyltransferase FemA/FemB family protein; this encodes MISYKYANSLSKEEESDVITFFNTVNHISISQHPLWAKCIERNKELGYFLFYINRKLVGYCICTEKLRFANIHMGPIVSKNELLVELIEIIYKHYRKLNFGLLNIQLGMLDTEEVKAYTDSVRKKINYSTSNGILNWSSVRINILSNQEDIVKSFSTNHKRSIKKAIGNGLTTRKLMEMEDVVQFSELYESLYAHRKLISPLADSTAQFHELYQLLKNENRGFILGVLNENELLIGGVCIVYQGNTAFYSYGASLPEYRKLPILHLAFHEVIGLAKKDGMDFLDLGGYSNRAADDDQLKGINRFKDGFNGEKLNYPKVLIFKPKKMLGYLLSALRKLNSSWNRRR
- a CDS encoding polysaccharide deacetylase family protein: MHQRISIRDEGVILCFHRISDHKDLMSPPLKVEVFESIISYLSKYFEICDTKNFFENSSSGKLKVLITFDDGYKDFIQNALPILKKYNAPAVHHVIVDAVNKESVVWTEELNSIINTLFTQKEFGIYTFGQMQLDISGNRNATYDSGMKVYNTLMHESKDLRMDAINILKEKVDYQSAKEEMMDWEDLRTCLENNVEIGSHSMSHDILTSIDDVNILRNELKSSKEAIENNLKYTVNCFAFPNGKHSSAIDKMAIEAGYDFVFSTEERYCNLKFEKEVLPRISIYHNSKYESIFKLYNLHRFVKNLT